AGGGCGTGTCACACTGAGAACAGACGCTCGAAGGTCCACACAGGTGAGAAGATGTTCAGCTGCTCAGTTTGCAGCAGCAGCTTCCAGCTGAAGAAACAGTTGATCAAACACACGAGGATCCAccctggagagaaaccttttatctGCCCGTTTTGTGCCGCCAGATTCTATCACATGAGCAGCTTGATACGACACAGGACtacgcacacgggagaaaaaccctaCACCTGCTCGGTCTGCGCTAAAAGATTCTCCCAAAAAGGACATTTGATCACGcacacgagaacacacactgggGAAAAAGGCCTTTCGTGCTCATTTTGCAGCGTGAGTTTCAGCGACCGCTCGGCGTTGATGCAGCACAGAAGAACTCACACCGGGGAAAAACCCTTTGCCTGCTCAGTCTGCGGCGGGAAGTTCACTCGAAAAGGACATTTGAtcatacacatgagaacgcacacgggagagaaaccttttgcctgCTCACTTTGTGGGAAAAGACTAACACGAAAGGCACACCTAATAACACACATGAGGACGCACACGggggaaaaacctttttcctgctcggtCTGCGATACGAGTTTCGGTTTCCACTCGGCGTTGGCCCAACACATGAGGACGcacaccggagagaaaccttTCCCGTGCTCGATTTGTGGCGAGCAATTCTCCCAGAAAGGGCATTTGAACATACACACTAGGACACACACCGGCGAGCAACCGTTTGGCTGTGATGCGTGCGATAAGAGATTCACACACAAGTACCAAGTTCACAAACACAAGTGTGCCGGTGAGAGCAGCAGAAAATGAGACAACAGACACAAACATCACACATTTTTTGGGCTGGTTTGACAACAAAAGGTCTTCCTGTAATGTGTAACACTAGCACTTTGTAATCAAATAAACATGCCTTTATTTTTAAACGAGACAGGTGTAATCATGCAGGGTCATTAACAGATAAGGTTCAACAAAATCTTCTCATATTGGAACAAATTTGCTCATTAATCATGTAAGAACACAAATTagtcacatcatttattttgaccgcacatgctcctttacttaACGGCGAtagttacctgaaaggtggcatCGGTTGTTatgcggtcagtgatcaggtcctTGCATACACTAGTGTAGAGCTGGCCGATAAAACAATATTAATACTTCCCGATACACAAGTAATCAGTATCaacaaaaatgtgtttgacaaaacgtgtgtcaggttcaaacactgatgacatctattaaacaagacaagaaggcaaagaatcaaacagagacagaattcaatttggctcaattgaggagagacgctggGACAATGTACTCttgtacaatctccagcacgctctggcgaaagattgtacaactcctcctttatttgactttctctgaccacatgaccacagctgcttccaaaagggaagtgggtcgtaaacagcgttgcctttggttacagaacagttcaaaagaaaaggtcaataaacacttcacagaaaaagtcgtaaaacagttcaaagaagaggttcgtaaaagagttcaaagagaggTTCGTAGAACAGTTGAAAaaagaggtcgcctggaggggattctggtcctgcttcctcttcgcttttatagtccttgggtcagacaatatctttctgtttgattataatacatgaaagaaacaggaacaccttcatcttgcttcccccctacacagtggagttttacgagccttactcttggtaggtttcaaagacagcttttgcttctcaccaggcactcaatgtaacacaaagtttttgtgataacttggaaacaattattctaacaacgtgcatgaacaaaggcactcgctctctgttaaccgagcaacgcaggaacagtataaaaaaaaactatcaagtttggttgcattatcttgttgtctcgcggttgattctttgcatggagtgagaagagaaagcagaaatgagtgctgcagagaacgAATAAATTGGAGTTAAAACAGGAAGTAtggcaattattattttttttttttcagagggACCATAGtcagtctacaccaggggtgtcaaagtcaaggcccgcgggccagaaacCGCCCGCAAATTAATTATCTATTAGTATtaaaaccggcccgcaggccacagtcccccgctgctgttttgcatgcaccaatactccatcagtgttggcgctaggaattttcaaaatcaagtcataaaaatggggtcccacattaaatttttggggtcccccttttttgtaaccgttttgaaaacaaatgataaatgtatgcattatcctgttatatctcacattctatattgtgtcttggaaaaaggttgtcataaacgttacttaattcattaaaaaaataattctaaaGAATActaatttttatgcatatgtaaatgtattcagttataaacattcattcactttcttctttccgtcATGGATCTAAtccttaccgctgccggtattttttactgtatttttattgtaatattttcagaatgtgtttgttctatatttagccaaagtaagacaaagaaaacagtcggaaattgtctttattttgtagttttaatgccatgattttgatATTTAATTAATGATTTAATATTCCTccgtgcggcccctgagctaaaatgagtttgacacccctggtctagaccaatgtggtctgtaaatgatgcaaggcgctcacccccaccaagaccggtaataccTCACTACCTtagccgtgctcaccctttagagcacagctgtacatTCCTGGCAATAAAACTGCAGAAACtaattcttctcaggtttctctatgtctacattttcacactttgcactattttcttacattttattaagcatttcttttatatatatatatatatatatataatatatatatatatatgtttcattgtttacattcccgaaagatgacagtcaagctttaccattggcctgtggagaactgggacaacatctcttaccaggaggactttgagttggatacacagacgcggtactgtgagtacgcatgcagctgcggcttccaaacatttgatcgcttgcccatacgtgcgtgccgctatgtgcatgtcacgtacgtgactttggggaaatatatgtgctgtatgaactttggggaggtgaacggtactttgggctgtgggattgagtgtgttgtgcaggtgtttgagttgtattggcgggttatatggacgggaggggggaggggtttgttatgcgggatgaaatttgtggcatattaaatataagcctggttgtgttgtggctaatagagtatatatatgtcttgtgtttatttactgttttagtcattcccagctgaatatcaggtcccacccgcctctcacagcatcttccctatctgaatcgctcccactgccctctagtccttcactctcactttcctcatccacgaatctttcatcctcgctcaaattaatggggaaatcgtcgctttctcggtccgaatcgctctcgctgctggtggccatgattgtaaacaatgtgcagatgtgaggagctccacaacctgtgacgtcacgcgcatttcgtctgctacttccggtacaggcagggctttttttatcagcgaccaaaagttgcgaactttatcgtcgatgttctctactaaatcctttcagcaaaaatatggcaatatcgcgaaatgatcaagtatgacacatagaatggacctgctatccccgtttaaataagaaaattgcatttcagtaacaTTTTGACATGTTTAACTTATCATACAAACGGCTTGTAAacataaatacacatttaaaatgtatttagtttaaaaTGTGATGGGTTGGTgttaaaatgcaaataaaagtTATGTTTACTTTTTGCCGAATGTTGTTTTGGACGCGCGTGCGCCCCAGCGTGTTCGCCATTGGTTAGTTTATAGGCAGCGCTGTGACGTCATCAGAAATGCGACCGTCCTCGCCATGAAATGTCGGTGAGGAAAAACAAGCGTTGTAGAGATGTGTTTAATCTACTAATGACAGGACACGGACTCTCTTCTTCCTTGTAACAATGTACTAAACGTTACATTTTATTACAGTTTCGTGTCGGTGCACTTTAAAGCTTCTCAAGCTGTCGAGCTCGTCGACGCGGAAGTTAGCAACAGATGCTAAGCGTGTGTACAAACGTTGAGAGTGTTTAATGAGCGACCAAGTGCTCCCGCTAAAGAAACAAAAGTAGTGTTCGAGAGAGTACGAGAAGGAATTTACGAGCGGcaacgtcaactactggacgctgttttcaagccTCAAATGGAGTCACAGAAAGCAGGTTTGTTTTCATCTCACTCTCACGTGTTTAATAACTCTACAAGTGAAACACAAACAAATGGAGTATCGTGCAAAAGTTTATTcctgtcagcaattcaacttcaaatgtgaaactaatatgtgatatagaCACATTACAAAAGTGAGATGCGTTTGTTAGAATCTCGGTGATCACTGTTACAATATGATTGTTACGTTGACACTCCagcatattacaaaccccgtttccatatgagttgggaaattgtgttagatgtaaatataaacggaatataatgatttgcaaatccttttcaacccatattcagttgaatatgctacaaagacaacatatttgatgttcaaactgataaacttttttttttttttttgtgtgcaaataatcattaactttagaatttgaggccagcaacacgtgacaaagaagttgggaaaggtggcaataaatactgataaagttgaggaatgctcatcaaacacttatttggaacatcccacaggtgaacaggcaaattgggaacaggtgggtgccatgattgggtataaaagtagattccatgaaatgctcagtcattcacaaacaaggatggggcgagggtcaccactttgtcaacaaatgcgtgagcaaattgttgaacagtttaagaaaaccctttctcaaccagctattgcaaggtatttagggatttcaccatctacggtccataatatcatcaaagggttcagagaatctggagaaatcactgcacgtaagcagctaagcctgtgaccttcgatccctcaggcattaaatatcttgtttttgtagtgcattcaattgaatatgggttgaaaaggatttgcaaatcattgtattctgtttatatttacatctaacacaatttcccaactcatatggaaacggggtttgtacataaataattatattacaAATATAAAATGGGTAAAATCACCGTGTGAATATAATGAATGATATTTGTGGAGGTGAGCTCAAAGGGAAAAAAAGAGGACAAACGTAGTGGTTGAGCAAAACATTTGGCACCAGTTTATTTGTCATTTTAAACTTAATACAAACTCGATCACATTTTGTCAAGAATCTCAGTGCaggtatatataaaaaacatgcattttaaaaCTACTGTGACAAAACAAGCGGTTCTGTGGATCCTCTGGATGATTCTCCACaaaagggggggtgggggggggctggATGTTCAATATCATCCGTCAGGTAGGAACTCTGCCaacattcaacaacaaaaaatatcacTCTTTGCTCAAAAAGTTGTGTTTTATTTCCCCCATAATTTAGGACGCACACGTCAGCACTcaaaacaaagacacacaaaaaccacaatttcccaactcatatggaaacagggtttataATACATGTTGCAGGGGGGAACGTTTCGAGTGAGACACACTGTACAGGAAGTAAGCGGGCTAGTGTGAGTGAGTCACCTGGGATTGTAACTTGACAATAAAGTAGAAGTGAGCAACTATACTGCTCTAACCGCCCACTCTTTATGGTTGGGAACATAACGGACTTGAGTGAAACAATCATGGCATGTAGTttttgaatcagaatcagaagagtttttattgccgttgtttgagaacaggttcacaaactaggaattttatttggtgcaattaccatgaattgattaacgtggaccccgacttaaacaagttgaaaaacttattcgggtgttaccatttagtggtcaattgtacggaatatgtactgtactgtgcaatctactaataaaagtttcaatcaatcaatcaatcaatcaatagatggtgcaacatataacacagaatagaataacatgagctgtaactgagctatcagatcttgttattgttcatgtgcctgatggccgaggggaaaaaatgtTCAGGTggtgggaggtgtgggtctggatggactgtagtctcctgcctgaggggagaggggagaatagtttgtgaccagggtgagaagagtcagctgtgatccgacccacacgcctcctggtccttgaggagaacaggtcctggaggggtgggagttttcagccaatcaccttctcagcagcacgtacgatgcgctgcagtccatgcttgtcccggactgtggcgccggggaaccacactgtgatggaggaggtgaggatggactcgataatagctgagtagaactgcaccagcatctcggtcggcagcttcagtttcttcagctgccgcaggaattacatcctctgctgggccttggagctgatggtcggctcctacttgaggtcctgggtgatgcatacctgccaactactccggttttcccgtaattagtacggttttcatcaacctattccgggttacggttgcagtgataaaaaatacggtttttcattaattattattattttatttttttaaagttttattcacgaaatcgcgtaacaacgatgacaatcgacactgcttcccgtaacttcctatcgagccattccgaatgccattgctgaggctatttatagcaccgctgccaagcacgaggcaccagttgccattgtttccaaacgagcgaacgatcatggaatcagccggagaaaaatcgcaaacgagtcttaaaccgaaaagaaaactgcagtcattccgtgaagaatattcaaaagcctatccgggaataattatccgttccaaaaagggtgaaaactacgcgaattgcaccttgtgcagacaagatttttcgatcggacacggaggaattagcgatgtaaaagaccacgttgggacaaaaaaacacaagtccaatgccgttgctagcgatacaagtggaaaactttcaacgtttttcggattttagccacaaaaaggtaatgacaccaatgttatctattgggattgtttagtactgttatactgttaaaagtgtttatactatttatgctttcaagtccaagttgaagaaatcttgttaaatgttgacagcataactaccaaaatacagaagtatgtccttaatttttttgcagtgctatttctgttgaaaagttaaaatgattacattagagatgtgatgtgccacttttcaagtgtctgatggcttaaattaattttcataaatttttcatattttgaattcttttgaaaggcttacaaaaaactacatttgaattgtaattccatgctattgacaggactattaattttaatgaagttagcttaccatgtttacagtatgataattgtgatagaaatgtgaattttaggcacagaatattttttacaattgaacaaggcagtagattatacaagcttggacagaaagttaataatgacaccaatttttttttttaatggaattgtttagtactgttttaccatttgtttactgtaaaaagtgtttatactgtttatactttcaattaacaaattgaagtcttgtgaaaggttgacaggataactggcattaactgtcaaaataatttcaaactattgaagttagcttatagaataaacatgtcaatcaacccatatgatttttgctgtaatatttttgttttgaaaagtcactgtgactgatagaaaagtgatggttttagcaacattttaacctgtctgaaggctaataatcattttgcgtcggggggcgaacctgaaccccccaccgggactttgtcctggacctaccggggcctgcggcccctggaccctggctactaggtttttctgatttcaaaagttggcaggtatggtgatggtggtgcccaagaaacggatggagtTCGGGGGTGGGAGAAtgaatcagggtgaggggggatggtggggctgtgactttcctgaagtccaagatcatctccactgttttctgggcgttcagctccaggttgttgaggctgcaccaggacgccagccggtccacctctctcctgtgggcggactcgtcgccatccgagatgagcccgatgagggtagtgtcgtctGCAAACTTGAGAAGCTTTaccgactggtgactggaggtgcagcagtttgtatacagggggaaagtacacagctctgaggagtaccagtgtttgtggttcgactgtccgagacaatcttccccagccgcacgtgctgtcttcggtccgtCAGAAAGTCATTGATctaactgcagagggagtcgggcatgctgagctggtagagcttgtctcgtagcagtccagggaggatggtgttgaaggcagagctgaagtccacaaataggatcctggcataggttcctggggagtccagatgctccaggataaAGTGGAGgaccaggttcactgcatcatccacagacctgttggctctgtaggcaaactgcagtgggtccaggaggggggcggtgatgtccttgaggtggggcaggaccaagcgcttaaaggacttcatgaccacagacgtccgagaggaggatgtacgcaggcagagctgaagtccacaaataggatcctggcataggttcctggggagtctaGATGCTCCAGGataaagtggagggccaggttcactgcatcatccacagacctgttggctctgtaggcgaactgcagtgggtccaggaggggggcggtgatgtccttgaggtggggcaggaccaagcgcttaaaggacttcatgaccacagacgtccgagaggaggatgtacgcaggcagttcttgaagctgaacaCGCGGTCCGGTCCCCGCTCCTCCCACGAAATTCCAAATCTCATAGCCATAGcccacataagcatgtgtgtaagagggaatcaTGTTGAAAACTGCTGACATGACAGTTGTGCAGAAAACCATCATTGACAACCTCCACAAGGAGGGAAAgtccctccattttctaccgcttgtcccttctgggCTTTGCTTTGCTTTCGCCCTGGAAAAGAGGGGAATTTCATCTAataattttcttttttcttgAAGCGATCATAACAAACATTGTGGCAGTTATTGATGTCGCACATTCGCGCCATATTTGGAACTTGTGAAAGAAAATAACAACTTTAGGACAGAGTCCTTTATTCGACCCAATGTAAAGATGCTATTCCGATTCAGTAAGACCCATGATGCATTGCGTTACCACGTTACATTTTCAAGCCCTATGCTttatcgtagggctgggcgatgtatcgaatatactcgatatatcgcgggtttgtctctgcgcgataaagaaaatgactatatcgtcaTATTTGAGTAtaggttctcacgcagttgcttttagctgcgggcattacactacaggctcttctcactctaaaacaagcgcaccttcttacacacgtcacatactgtcgcgcgtgcaacgtcatacgccctcgcggagcagacaggtagcagcatgggtaacgttagctgtggtgcaagcGGAGTGGTAATACGAGCGATAGAAggggcgaatctggtaacaaatgaagaataattaattcccaagaaaaacaacacagggtccatcgtctggcagtggtttggcttcaagcgggaagatgttgaacagacaaccgtaatatgtcaagtatgcgacaaaagcgttgctacaaaaagttaaagttaattagcagttaatatatatatataagaaatacttgactttcagtgaattctagctgtatatatatttattttattatatatatatatgctaattaactgctaatttgtagcatcatttgaaaagtcacccgctagagaatgaagagtgcttgaaactccgcatgtcaacatctccattcggtgccacactcacaaaatgcccaagcaaccatttccacatcaagaccgtatgaaaaaaaaaaagagtcaacaacagaagg
This is a stretch of genomic DNA from Nerophis lumbriciformis linkage group LG06, RoL_Nlum_v2.1, whole genome shotgun sequence. It encodes these proteins:
- the LOC133608483 gene encoding uncharacterized protein isoform X4, whose translation is MLFSSRERSHAEQTLVKIFPRSSRSGTPGWSRKSRSPPILKRKSQCGPRRMLTQCSQLDHSQSEEKRPEADSLLAPLSDSEHKASHSPDTGDSKADRACHTENRRSKVHTGEKMFSCSVCSSSFQLKKQLIKHTRIHPGEKPFICPFCAARFYHMSSLIRHRTTHTGEKPYTCSVCAKRFSQKGHLITHTRTHTGEKGLSCSFCSVSFSDRSALMQHRRTHTGEKPFACSVCGGKFTRKGHLIIHMRTHTGEKPFACSLCGKRLTRKAHLITHMRTHTGEKPFSCSVCDTSFGFHSALAQHMRTHTGEKPFPCSICGEQFSQKGHLNIHTRTHTGEQPFGCDACDKRFTHKYQVHKHKCAGESSRK
- the LOC133608483 gene encoding uncharacterized protein isoform X3; the protein is MCKVRMLKELVNQRLTAAVEDIFVVLERTIAEYEEELCRTKEENERQRQLLLNAVFKPRTESRRADVSKDLPPEQQKWNSRLEQKEPQPPHIKEEEPVWTQADADTGEFPVTCVIVKSEDDDDDEGAQCSQLDHSQSEEKRPEADSLLAPLSDSEHKASHSPDTGDSKADRACHTENRRSKVHTGEKMFSCSVCSSSFQLKKQLIKHTRIHPGEKPFICPFCAARFYHMSSLIRHRTTHTGEKPYTCSVCAKRFSQKGHLITHTRTHTGEKGLSCSFCSVSFSDRSALMQHRRTHTGEKPFACSVCGGKFTRKGHLIIHMRTHTGEKPFACSLCGKRLTRKAHLITHMRTHTGEKPFSCSVCDTSFGFHSALAQHMRTHTGEKPFPCSICGEQFSQKGHLNIHTRTHTGEQPFGCDACDKRFTHKYQVHKHKCAGESSRK